A region of Catenibacterium mitsuokai DNA encodes the following proteins:
- a CDS encoding prolyl oligopeptidase family serine peptidase, whose protein sequence is MKTMNNGKKAMSCLVSAMMVMSMTNLPVLAAGTNEATGTQKAYLVGDDWGSGVTKSIMTLDKTIKADSVSKGDFKVEQTAGETTTTRTIVDAYTSNANGDKVTTDSNIVTVEMAISPSEGNPFIWDGSAWRNNWANPYKLNVSIVEGEDIKTATDTITKVTVDPTIDIVGDGKICPQLDGFSFKDNKYSSLKYTDNGDTVSYSLYTPKKDNHKNALVVWNHGIGETGTDVQVDLLCNKVTALGGTDFQKTMNGAYVLVPQRSFATKTSTVYNLIQETLKANPDIDPDRVIIGGCSAGGKFTMDMIIDYPTAFAAAYPICAAKNSQDVSDETINTLKNLPIWFIHAKNDTTVNYENTTAALAQRLRAAGNKEVHVSAFEDVHDTTGRFNDENGQPHQYDGHWSWTYFDNNECYDENGVNLWKWMAKQTKAETVTAKGTQKAFVTGEDWGPAVRKTIVKLDKVVDSTSVDASNLKVVEEKNGILNWTTGEEGLVSSDRKVTAAYTSDDKGNKVNTASEYITIEMYVSPSDGSPFIYRPSTGFNSWCNPYKLHVSLASGATLTAGEEEINNLDVVADIDVEKEGKLCPQLDKWTQKSYKAVDGINYSYAEYTPKKDGKKNALVIWLHGAGEGGTDTSIDLLANEVTAMAGDQFQKDMNDAYVIAPQCPTMWMDGGNGEYQNGDKGSIYAKGLFDLIDTYVKNNPDVDTSKIYIGGCSNGGYMTMEMILKHPDYFAAAFPICEAYQDQYITDAEINAIKDMPIWFTYAKTDTTVDYTLCTEPTLKRLLAAGAKNVHVSAFDDVRDTSGEYKNEDGSAYEYNGHWSWIYWDNNECYDGDLNAWKWLGQQAKATSAVVTPTTKPTTKPTTKPGTDTKTDGTVKTGDETALTGLSFMMLASAGAYIYLKRREQVR, encoded by the coding sequence ATGAAAACAATGAATAATGGTAAGAAAGCAATGAGTTGCTTGGTAAGTGCCATGATGGTCATGTCCATGACAAACTTACCCGTTCTTGCAGCAGGAACGAATGAAGCAACAGGTACACAAAAAGCTTACCTAGTTGGTGATGACTGGGGAAGTGGTGTAACGAAGTCAATTATGACTTTAGACAAGACAATCAAAGCAGATTCTGTTTCTAAGGGAGACTTTAAAGTCGAACAGACTGCAGGTGAAACAACTACAACACGTACTATTGTAGATGCTTATACTTCTAATGCGAATGGAGATAAAGTAACTACAGACTCTAATATTGTGACTGTTGAAATGGCTATTTCACCAAGTGAAGGAAATCCATTTATATGGGATGGTAGTGCTTGGCGTAATAACTGGGCTAACCCTTATAAGTTAAATGTATCAATTGTAGAGGGGGAAGATATTAAGACTGCAACTGATACAATTACTAAAGTAACAGTAGATCCTACAATTGATATTGTAGGTGATGGAAAGATCTGTCCACAGTTAGACGGATTCTCTTTCAAAGATAATAAATACAGTTCTCTAAAGTATACTGATAATGGAGATACAGTGTCTTATTCACTTTATACTCCAAAGAAAGATAATCATAAGAATGCTTTAGTTGTATGGAATCATGGTATTGGAGAAACAGGTACTGATGTACAGGTTGACTTATTATGTAATAAGGTAACTGCATTAGGTGGTACTGATTTCCAGAAGACTATGAATGGTGCCTATGTACTAGTTCCACAGAGATCATTTGCTACTAAGACTTCTACTGTATATAACTTAATTCAGGAAACATTAAAGGCTAATCCTGATATTGATCCTGATAGAGTGATCATTGGTGGATGTAGTGCTGGTGGTAAGTTCACTATGGATATGATTATTGATTATCCAACAGCATTTGCGGCTGCTTATCCAATCTGTGCAGCTAAGAATAGTCAAGATGTGTCTGATGAAACAATCAACACTCTAAAGAATCTTCCAATCTGGTTCATTCATGCAAAGAATGATACAACAGTAAATTATGAAAATACAACTGCTGCATTAGCTCAAAGATTAAGAGCTGCCGGTAATAAAGAAGTTCATGTTTCAGCATTTGAAGATGTTCATGATACAACAGGACGTTTCAATGATGAAAATGGTCAACCACATCAGTATGATGGACATTGGTCTTGGACATATTTCGATAATAATGAATGTTATGATGAAAATGGTGTCAACTTATGGAAATGGATGGCTAAACAGACTAAGGCTGAAACAGTTACTGCAAAAGGAACTCAGAAAGCATTTGTAACTGGTGAAGACTGGGGACCTGCAGTTAGAAAGACTATTGTAAAACTTGATAAGGTTGTTGATTCTACTTCTGTAGATGCCTCTAACTTAAAGGTTGTAGAAGAAAAGAATGGTATTCTAAACTGGACAACTGGTGAAGAAGGTCTTGTTTCAAGTGATAGAAAAGTCACTGCTGCTTATACTTCAGATGATAAAGGTAATAAAGTAAATACTGCATCTGAATATATTACTATTGAAATGTATGTATCTCCTAGTGATGGTTCACCATTTATTTATCGTCCATCAACTGGATTTAATAGCTGGTGTAACCCTTATAAGTTACATGTATCACTTGCAAGTGGTGCGACTTTAACTGCTGGGGAAGAAGAAATCAATAACTTAGATGTTGTTGCAGACATTGATGTAGAAAAAGAAGGTAAGTTATGTCCACAGTTAGATAAATGGACTCAGAAATCTTATAAAGCTGTAGATGGTATTAACTATTCTTATGCTGAATATACACCTAAGAAAGATGGCAAGAAAAACGCTTTAGTCATCTGGTTACATGGTGCTGGTGAAGGTGGAACAGATACTTCTATTGACTTACTTGCAAATGAAGTAACAGCTATGGCTGGAGATCAGTTCCAGAAAGATATGAATGATGCGTATGTTATTGCTCCTCAGTGTCCAACTATGTGGATGGATGGCGGTAATGGTGAATACCAGAACGGTGATAAGGGTTCTATCTACGCTAAAGGTTTATTTGATTTAATTGATACTTATGTAAAGAATAATCCTGATGTTGATACAAGTAAGATCTATATTGGTGGCTGCTCTAATGGTGGTTACATGACTATGGAAATGATCTTAAAGCATCCAGATTACTTTGCTGCTGCATTCCCTATTTGTGAAGCATATCAGGATCAGTATATTACTGATGCAGAAATTAATGCAATCAAGGATATGCCTATCTGGTTTACATATGCTAAGACAGATACAACTGTTGATTACACATTATGTACTGAACCTACATTAAAGAGATTACTTGCTGCAGGTGCTAAGAATGTGCATGTATCAGCTTTTGATGATGTAAGAGATACAAGTGGTGAATATAAGAACGAAGATGGTTCTGCATATGAATATAACGGACATTGGTCTTGGATCTATTGGGACAACAATGAATGTTATGATGGTGACTTAAATGCATGGAAGTGGTTAGGACAGCAGGCTAAAGCAACTTCAGCTGTTGTTACACCTACTACTAAGCCAACTACTAAACCAACTACTAAACCAGGTACTGATACTAAGACTGATGGTACAGTTAAGACTGGTGATGAAACTGCATTAACTGGTTTATCATTCATGATGCTTGCATCAGCTGGTGCTTATATCTACTTAAAGAGAAGAGAACAAGTAAGATAA
- a CDS encoding Cof-type HAD-IIB family hydrolase — translation MYKLVAFDMDGTLLNSEKKISIKTVEAINKAIEAGKIVILNTGRCPAELKEYREVLPRLRYVNCVSGALVYDYEEERSIYESPLSEEEVKTLIQIGKETDEMVHLMGITSVVEKDKVPHMNDYYMGVYQPMYEEVTTKVDNIYDYYIGNPYSVHKLNIYHHSKAARDHTRKAIKEAGLELEMKDSEATGLEMNAKGVDKGTGLKQLCHHLGISIEETIVVGDADNDKEALEVAGLSVAMGNAKESIKEISDVIVSDNDHDGCAEVIEMYLMEE, via the coding sequence ATGTATAAGTTAGTCGCATTTGATATGGATGGTACTCTTCTTAATAGTGAAAAGAAGATTTCTATTAAAACAGTAGAAGCTATTAATAAGGCAATAGAGGCAGGTAAGATTGTAATACTTAATACAGGACGATGTCCTGCAGAACTTAAGGAGTATAGAGAAGTGCTGCCAAGACTACGCTATGTGAATTGTGTCAGCGGTGCACTTGTCTATGATTATGAAGAAGAAAGAAGTATCTATGAATCACCATTAAGTGAAGAAGAAGTCAAAACATTGATTCAAATTGGTAAGGAAACGGATGAGATGGTTCATTTAATGGGTATTACATCTGTCGTAGAAAAAGACAAAGTACCACATATGAATGATTATTATATGGGTGTCTACCAGCCAATGTATGAAGAAGTCACTACTAAAGTAGATAACATCTATGACTATTATATAGGTAATCCTTATTCAGTACATAAGCTTAACATCTATCATCACTCAAAAGCTGCAAGAGATCATACAAGAAAAGCTATTAAAGAAGCGGGACTAGAATTAGAGATGAAAGATTCAGAAGCAACAGGTTTAGAAATGAATGCGAAAGGTGTAGATAAAGGAACTGGATTAAAACAGTTATGTCATCATTTAGGTATCTCTATTGAAGAGACTATAGTAGTAGGTGATGCAGATAATGACAAGGAAGCATTAGAGGTTGCAGGATTATCTGTTGCAATGGGTAATGCGAAAGAGAGTATTAAAGAAATCAGTGATGTAATTGTATCGGATAATGATCATGATGGATGTGCTGAGGTTATAGAGATGTATTTAATGGAGGAGTAA
- a CDS encoding alpha/beta hydrolase produces the protein MKKKIIGLIVLILLCGSIGVGHYFVNYALSPASNSSERNVKTTVHASNSNELIMNKNKEDEMKKADAFYKETSLTSITSKDKLKLSGNYKTQDTHKWALIIHGYKVDNRNMMPFGRTYYEHGYNVLLPDDRASGKSEGDHIGMGYLDKDDMMLWIKWILNKDPEAQIVVHGVSMGGATTMMLSGDNPEQVVSYIEDCGYTSVYDIFSSELDKRFGLPPFPVMDISNIMSNIEAGYDFKKASSLEAVKKCKKPMMFIHGTKDDFVPYSMGLEVYKAAKCEKELYSVKGATHANSLYMNPDAYWNKVFKFINDKTSIAR, from the coding sequence ATGAAAAAAAAGATTATAGGATTGATTGTATTGATATTATTATGTGGAAGTATTGGTGTCGGTCATTATTTTGTGAATTATGCATTGTCTCCTGCCAGTAACTCGAGTGAACGAAATGTGAAGACAACAGTACATGCTTCAAATAGTAATGAATTGATTATGAATAAGAATAAAGAGGATGAGATGAAGAAAGCAGATGCTTTCTATAAGGAAACATCCTTAACATCAATTACAAGTAAAGATAAGTTAAAACTATCTGGTAATTATAAAACTCAAGACACGCATAAGTGGGCTCTTATTATTCACGGTTATAAGGTGGATAATAGAAATATGATGCCTTTTGGAAGAACATATTATGAGCATGGCTATAATGTATTATTACCTGATGATCGTGCTTCTGGTAAGAGTGAAGGAGATCATATTGGTATGGGTTATCTTGATAAGGATGATATGATGCTCTGGATTAAGTGGATACTAAATAAAGATCCAGAAGCACAAATAGTAGTACATGGTGTATCTATGGGTGGTGCAACGACTATGATGTTGTCAGGAGATAATCCAGAACAGGTCGTTTCTTATATTGAAGATTGTGGTTATACGAGTGTATATGATATATTCTCTAGCGAATTAGATAAGAGATTTGGTTTACCTCCATTCCCTGTCATGGATATATCGAATATTATGTCAAATATTGAAGCAGGTTATGATTTTAAGAAAGCAAGTAGTTTAGAAGCAGTTAAAAAATGTAAGAAACCAATGATGTTTATTCATGGTACGAAAGATGATTTTGTCCCTTATTCTATGGGATTAGAAGTATATAAGGCTGCAAAGTGTGAGAAGGAATTATATAGTGTCAAAGGTGCAACACATGCCAATAGCTTATATATGAATCCAGACGCTTATTGGAATAAAGTATTTAAGTTTATTAATGATAAGACATCTATCGCAAGATAG
- a CDS encoding SulP family inorganic anion transporter — translation MLNNYVLRLKSEFKGYNSQKLVKDILAGLTVAAVALPLALAFGVSSGADAGAGLITAIVAGLLIGGLSGASYQISGPTGAMSAILIGLSTTYGLQGVFVASFISGVMLLIASLFKFGKVVSFIPSSVITGFTSGIAIIIATGQIDNFFGVTSKGGNTIEKLLSYFKLGFPINKYALMFGLLVVFIMLIWPKKWASVFPSSLAGIIIALIVNIVGQFDVTVVGKIPTTLFPDARLSISSLNLTTVTHLIIPAFSIAMLGMIESLLCGASAGKMKNEKLDADMELFAQGVGNMVIPFFGGVPATAAIARTSVAIKAGGQTRLVSIFHAIALLISMFVLGPYMSQIPLSALAGVLIMTAWRMNEWDEIKSIFRNRIKTSMTQFLVTMLATVVFDLTVAIVLGICVSMFLFVINNSSLHVETSAIEPHRLDKEINYNHSTTRVVYVAGPLFFGNQDQLLSKVRELIDGCDHIILSVRGVPSIDDSGIHELMDVVELCRAHKVQFYFTGVQNNVMRQLRRHHFDTYVGEDVFYWDVIN, via the coding sequence GTGTTAAACAACTATGTTTTAAGATTAAAAAGTGAGTTTAAGGGGTATAACTCACAAAAGTTAGTTAAGGATATACTAGCAGGCTTAACTGTTGCAGCAGTCGCTTTACCACTTGCCTTAGCTTTTGGTGTTAGTAGTGGCGCTGATGCAGGTGCAGGCTTAATTACAGCCATTGTCGCTGGTTTACTTATTGGGGGACTATCAGGTGCCTCTTATCAGATTTCAGGACCGACAGGGGCTATGTCAGCCATTCTTATTGGCTTATCTACTACTTATGGTTTACAGGGTGTATTTGTAGCCAGTTTTATTTCTGGGGTCATGTTATTGATTGCTTCATTATTTAAATTTGGTAAGGTTGTATCTTTTATTCCAAGTAGTGTTATTACAGGATTTACAAGTGGTATTGCGATTATCATTGCGACAGGACAAATTGATAACTTCTTTGGTGTGACTTCTAAAGGAGGCAATACAATTGAAAAGCTACTATCTTATTTTAAATTAGGTTTTCCTATTAATAAGTATGCTTTAATGTTTGGTTTACTTGTTGTCTTTATTATGTTGATCTGGCCTAAGAAATGGGCAAGTGTATTCCCATCATCTTTGGCTGGTATTATTATCGCATTAATTGTAAATATCGTAGGACAGTTCGATGTAACAGTCGTAGGTAAGATTCCTACTACATTATTTCCAGATGCAAGACTATCTATTTCTAGTCTGAATCTTACAACTGTAACTCATCTTATTATTCCTGCTTTTAGTATTGCAATGCTTGGGATGATTGAATCATTACTATGTGGCGCAAGTGCGGGTAAGATGAAAAATGAAAAGCTGGATGCAGATATGGAACTATTTGCGCAAGGTGTAGGTAATATGGTCATTCCATTTTTTGGTGGGGTACCAGCCACTGCCGCTATTGCACGTACAAGTGTCGCAATCAAGGCAGGTGGACAGACAAGATTAGTCAGTATCTTCCATGCAATCGCATTACTTATTTCTATGTTTGTATTAGGTCCTTATATGTCACAGATTCCTTTATCAGCTCTTGCTGGGGTATTAATTATGACGGCATGGCGTATGAATGAATGGGACGAAATCAAATCTATATTTAGAAACCGTATTAAAACAAGCATGACACAGTTCTTAGTCACTATGCTTGCAACAGTTGTCTTTGACTTAACAGTCGCAATTGTATTAGGTATCTGTGTTTCAATGTTCTTGTTTGTGATTAATAACTCTTCATTACATGTTGAAACAAGTGCCATTGAACCACATAGATTAGATAAAGAAATCAATTATAACCATTCTACAACACGTGTTGTTTATGTCGCAGGACCTTTATTCTTTGGAAACCAGGATCAGCTCTTATCAAAAGTAAGAGAACTCATCGATGGATGTGATCATATCATTCTCTCAGTAAGAGGTGTTCCTTCTATTGATGATTCAGGTATTCATGAATTAATGGATGTTGTAGAGTTATGTCGTGCACATAAAGTACAGTTCTATTTTACAGGTGTACAAAATAATGTTATGAGACAGTTAAGAAGACATCATTTTGATACATATGTAGGTGAAGACGTATTCTATTGGGATGTTATAAATTAG
- a CDS encoding galactokinase, with translation MKASDVMKRLSSGEMISILKEIYSEKLDEQILRYKDAVQSFIDYFGDQDIMIISVPGKCEIGGNHTDHQRGRVLASAIQLDSIAIIAKQERYAKVIYNEMSINEIDTENIKYNEAKKGTMESLINGVLFGLNQKNYHIGGFNAYIECSIPRNVGLGSSANFDIMIGTIINHLYNEGQIENKYLVQIGRFATNTFYCKPSGLMNECVCCVGGFIKVDFKDFNSPDIYKLNIDFSNFDYTLCSVNSNLIRSDTTADYDAVPAEMIKVAHFFKKDVLREVSYDEFMKNYRIVRARVGDRPALRALHFFKEEERVLKQSEALERGDFDTFLKLVRESGDSTFKALQNIYPQGSTRCQNVGTAIVLSENFLGDDGVVKVNGGGFSGTMLAFVKTSRLKDYVAYMDSILGKGSCHVIYTREQGAIRLL, from the coding sequence ATGAAAGCATCTGATGTAATGAAAAGACTTTCTAGTGGTGAAATGATTTCTATATTAAAGGAAATCTATTCAGAAAAATTAGATGAACAGATACTCAGATACAAAGATGCCGTCCAGTCCTTTATTGATTATTTTGGTGATCAGGATATTATGATCATCAGTGTTCCAGGTAAATGTGAAATTGGTGGCAATCATACAGATCACCAGCGTGGACGTGTACTTGCATCTGCTATTCAGTTAGATTCTATTGCGATAATTGCGAAACAAGAACGCTATGCAAAAGTAATCTATAATGAAATGAGTATTAATGAAATAGATACAGAAAATATAAAATATAATGAAGCCAAGAAAGGTACAATGGAATCATTGATCAATGGTGTTTTATTTGGATTGAACCAGAAGAATTATCATATTGGTGGTTTTAATGCTTATATTGAATGCAGCATTCCTAGAAATGTAGGTCTAGGTTCAAGTGCTAACTTTGATATTATGATTGGTACAATTATTAACCATCTATATAATGAAGGGCAGATTGAAAATAAATATCTTGTCCAGATTGGTCGCTTTGCGACAAATACATTTTATTGTAAACCAAGTGGTTTAATGAATGAATGTGTCTGCTGTGTAGGTGGATTTATTAAAGTGGATTTTAAAGATTTTAATTCACCAGATATTTATAAACTGAATATTGATTTTTCTAATTTTGATTATACTTTATGCAGTGTGAATTCTAATCTGATTCGATCAGATACTACAGCTGATTATGATGCAGTGCCTGCAGAAATGATTAAGGTCGCTCACTTCTTTAAGAAAGATGTCTTAAGAGAAGTCTCTTATGATGAGTTTATGAAGAATTATCGTATTGTTAGAGCAAGAGTAGGAGATCGACCAGCACTTCGAGCACTTCATTTCTTTAAAGAAGAAGAACGTGTTTTAAAGCAGTCAGAAGCTCTTGAAAGGGGAGACTTTGATACATTCCTTAAATTAGTGAGAGAATCGGGCGATTCGACTTTTAAAGCACTTCAGAATATTTATCCACAGGGAAGTACACGTTGCCAAAATGTTGGAACAGCTATTGTCTTAAGTGAGAATTTCTTAGGTGATGATGGAGTTGTAAAGGTCAATGGTGGAGGATTCTCAGGAACCATGCTTGCCTTTGTGAAAACGAGTAGATTAAAAGACTATGTTGCTTATATGGATTCTATTTTAGGAAAAGGATCATGTCATGTGATTTATACAAGAGAACAAGGCGCTATTAGATTGTTGTAA
- a CDS encoding DUF134 domain-containing protein, with protein sequence MVRPKRSRTITGVPDYNMFVPDGIPQRGYIELALDEFEVIRLIDYKSYTHAKCAKKMNISRTTVTEIYAGARKKIARSIMEGYPLRIECNECVKKAGYPVIDVKGEHIMRIAVTYENESVFQHFGKTSQFKLYDIENNEIKESQVVGTEGLGHGALAILLSNMNVDVLICGGIGRGAIMALSGSNINVVGGVTGDCDAVVKAYLAGTLTPDAEATCGCSHDNCECHHE encoded by the coding sequence ATGGTTAGACCAAAGAGATCAAGGACAATTACAGGAGTTCCTGACTACAATATGTTTGTACCTGATGGTATTCCTCAAAGAGGCTATATAGAGCTTGCTTTAGATGAATTTGAAGTCATACGCTTAATTGATTATAAATCTTATACTCATGCTAAGTGTGCTAAAAAAATGAATATCTCACGTACAACAGTCACTGAAATATATGCCGGGGCAAGAAAAAAGATAGCACGCAGTATAATGGAAGGCTATCCTTTAAGAATTGAATGTAATGAATGTGTAAAAAAGGCAGGATATCCTGTGATAGACGTAAAAGGAGAACATATTATGAGAATTGCAGTAACTTATGAAAATGAATCAGTGTTTCAACACTTTGGTAAAACTTCACAGTTTAAATTATATGATATTGAAAATAATGAAATCAAAGAATCACAGGTTGTAGGTACAGAAGGATTAGGTCATGGTGCATTAGCTATCTTATTATCTAATATGAATGTAGATGTATTGATCTGTGGTGGTATTGGAAGAGGTGCTATTATGGCATTAAGTGGTTCTAATATTAATGTAGTGGGTGGAGTAACTGGTGATTGTGATGCTGTAGTGAAAGCTTATTTAGCTGGTACTTTAACTCCTGATGCAGAAGCAACTTGTGGATGCAGTCATGATAATTGCGAATGTCATCATGAATAG
- a CDS encoding SGNH/GDSL hydrolase family protein: MKRLFGLFLTFVLCISLTPSVDAYSNDLVQFIGDSYTQGYTSEGMIVGYNLWYVQVCRKAHLKYTAASYGGVGFVKESDGRTFSTLLDEGKGKRNAKYVVITGGYNDKDYSYKTIKNKVYETVKKAQTLYPKAKVYVGMTGDSVNKHFKTVMQAYKDGTKEAGGTYITNSENALNGNQSYFSSDGHHPNKYGQRALGETIGGYFMKCNNVPVYTKAASIKIGAGIYAVKNRHFINITGLYDNYYMVNGIVDTSKTGIVENDGEYYKVDEGKVDTSYTGIWSYNDQQYYLTNGHTDKTITGSIKANKTWYYVENGVVANKDTLMQIDDQWYYVHQGKMDKSYTGLVEYNGQNYYVVNGMVDFSKTGMIHMNGQLCYIKNGVLENSYSNSNLYNGSWYYIHGDEIRWLK, encoded by the coding sequence ATGAAAAGGTTATTCGGTTTATTCCTTACCTTTGTACTTTGTATAAGCCTGACTCCATCTGTTGATGCTTATTCCAATGATCTTGTACAGTTTATTGGTGATTCATATACACAAGGTTATACTAGTGAAGGTATGATCGTGGGATATAATTTATGGTATGTTCAGGTATGCCGTAAAGCACATCTCAAATATACAGCAGCGTCGTATGGTGGTGTAGGATTTGTGAAGGAGTCTGATGGTCGTACATTTAGTACTTTATTAGATGAAGGTAAAGGTAAAAGAAATGCGAAATATGTAGTCATTACAGGTGGCTATAATGATAAGGATTATTCTTATAAGACAATTAAGAATAAAGTCTATGAAACAGTGAAAAAGGCACAGACACTCTATCCAAAAGCAAAGGTCTATGTAGGTATGACAGGAGATTCTGTAAATAAACATTTTAAGACTGTTATGCAGGCATATAAGGATGGTACAAAAGAAGCAGGAGGTACTTATATTACTAATAGTGAAAATGCCTTAAATGGTAATCAGAGCTATTTTTCATCCGATGGTCATCATCCTAATAAATATGGACAGCGTGCTCTTGGTGAAACAATAGGTGGTTATTTCATGAAATGTAATAATGTGCCTGTCTATACAAAAGCTGCTTCTATTAAGATTGGTGCAGGTATTTATGCAGTTAAGAATAGACACTTTATAAATATCACAGGTCTTTATGATAACTATTATATGGTCAATGGTATTGTAGATACATCTAAGACTGGTATTGTAGAAAATGATGGTGAATATTATAAGGTGGATGAAGGTAAAGTAGATACATCATACACAGGAATCTGGTCTTATAATGATCAGCAGTATTATCTTACAAACGGTCATACAGATAAGACTATTACAGGTTCCATAAAAGCAAATAAAACTTGGTATTATGTAGAAAATGGTGTTGTTGCGAATAAGGATACTTTAATGCAGATTGATGATCAATGGTATTATGTACATCAAGGTAAGATGGATAAGAGCTACACAGGATTAGTAGAATACAATGGACAGAACTATTATGTTGTGAATGGTATGGTAGACTTTAGTAAAACAGGCATGATTCATATGAATGGTCAGTTATGTTATATTAAGAATGGTGTTTTAGAGAATAGCTATAGTAACTCTAATCTCTATAATGGTTCATGGTATTATATTCATGGTGATGAAATTCGCTGGTTAAAGTAA